The following coding sequences lie in one Pseudorasbora parva isolate DD20220531a chromosome 18, ASM2467924v1, whole genome shotgun sequence genomic window:
- the LOC137046182 gene encoding uncharacterized protein: protein MTTPSASPFAEIITSLAALHQEHHTALLDLRTEQERRFAAIVQGQQEDREQFRSWMDREVRAEAAGRASAPVHVPLQKMGPEDDPEAFVDLFQKAAEACGWPRAQWPVRLIPLLSGEAQAAAQHLPVANLLDYDDLKRAILQRVGRTPEQHRQRFRSLEWGESGRPFALAQQLRDECRRWLLAGGSDVDHVVDLVVLEQFITRLPRKTAEWVQCHRPTSLETAINLAEDHLVACPGVGAPPLTSPSLSPPSLSLSRPVPLPRSRPPGPPRVPPRGRGGMGLGPSGSSRVPPRGAGPLGTGSDYGSGSGPYPRSASNPLPAAGAAGRPGLACWRCGDPDHFVDRCPMMDIGTMIRIPDVQRTTPDQAGEYQIP, encoded by the exons atgacaacgccctccgcctcgccatttgcggagatcatcacctcgctcgcggccctccaccaggaacatcaCACGGcgttgctggaccttcggactgaacaggagcgccgcttcgcggccatagtccaaggccagcaagaggaccgcgagcagttccggagctggatggaccgggaggttcgcgccgaggccgctgggcgggccagcgcaccggtgcacgtgcccctacagaagatggggccggaagatgaccccgaggccttcgtggatctcttccaaaaagccgcggaggcctgcgggtggccccgggcacagtggccggtgcgcctcatccctCTGCTATCaggcgaagcccaggcggccgcgcaacatctaccggttgcgaacctcctggactatgATGATCTGAAGCGGGCCatccttcagcgggtcggccggaccccagaacaacaccgccagcgtttccgctccctggagtggggcgagtccggtcgacccttcgccctggcccaacagctccgggacgagtgccgcagatggctgctggccggcggcagcgacgtggaccatgtcgtcgatctggtggtgctggagcagttcatcactcggctccccaggaagaccgccgagtgggtccagtgccaccggcccacgtcgctggagacggccatcaatttggcggaggaccacctggtggcgtgcccgggggtcggcgcacccccactaacttctccctctctctctcccccttctctctctctctctcgacctgtccctctccccaggtcccgccctccaggccctcctcgcgttccccccagaggccggggtgggatgggccttggaccgtctgggagttcgcgggtcccgcccaggggggcggggccgctggggacTGGTAGTGACTATGGCTCCGGTTCCGGCCCCTATCCGCGCTCagcctccaacccactccccgccgccggggcggcgggtaggcctgggctggcctgctggcggtgcggtgatccggatcattttgtggaccgatgtccgatgatggacatcggaacaatgatccggatcccggacgtccagcggaccacccccgatcaagcaggagagtaccaaattcct taa